ACTCTCTCCTAAGCCATGGAATGGTCTTCTATTCTGTTGCCAGCCCTAGCTGGGAGCTgttcctgcccctcaccccctctctgcctGTAGGGGCTTCAGCTACGTGGACTTGGTGGAGGGGCTGCAGGACGGCCGGTTCTATGCCCTGAAGCGCATCCTGTGCCATGACAAGGAGGACCGCCAGGGAGCCCTGCACGAGGTGGAGATGCACCAGCTCTTCGACCACCCCAACatcctgcagctggaggcccactGCATGGTGGAGAAGGGGCCCAAACACgaggcctggctgctgctgcccttcctCAGGGTAAGGCCACCCTGTCTCCCGGGCAGGGCTGAGACAAGGTCTGGCTCCATTTGTAGCCAAGGGGGCACTTTGCTGCTGGGGACGCAAGCGGGTAAGCGGGGATTCCCGGTTctgctctgcctggggctgccAGGAGCCCCCTTACACAATGGGTCAGTTTGGTACCATTTTTACAGCCCTGATTGCTGCTGGCCTGGGAGCCCAATGCagcaatgcatgctgggagctgtagccTTTGGAGGCCAGCTCTCTAGGCCAATCACAAAGGAGTGTGAGATGTGCCCCCAGGTCtctcctgctgggagaggggtcACTGtctcccagcagccctgccctgcccacctggCCTCCTCATTGCACCTGGGTCAGCGCCAGCAGGGTGAGGGCATGCAGGGGGCCCCACGCAGCCATCCCTGCTTCTGGCCCGCATGCGGAACAGCCTGGCTGGCTCAGCACCTGGCTGGGCGTGGTGTCTTGGGTCAGGGCACATAGCTTTTAGAAAGGGGCATCCGCTCTATCAGGAGACCAGCACTGTCTGGCCTCTCTGGTCACTTacggcagggagttccccaggtttgAGTCTGTGCAGCATTGCTGCCCTGGCCTGTCAGCAGGGACAATTAGAGCAGCTGCTTGCTGGGCCACGGCTGCACTTCATCCCTCTCCTGAGCTGCCCCCGAGACCTGTTAGCAGCAGGCTCTTAGGGCCTGGtgcatccctgctgcagctggaggagggaaggggctgtggcCCTGCCGGGAGTGGCTGCTCATTAAGCACCTGCCTGTCTGCTCGCCAGAGGGGGACCCTGTGGAGTGAGGTGGAAGCTCTGCGAGACAAAGGCTCCTTCCTGCCTGAGGAGCGGATCCTCCCCCTTCTCCAGGGcatctgccaggggctgcaggccaTTCACGCCAAGGGCTACGCCCACAGGTGAGCCCCCCGggcctgcgggggcggggcctgccccTCTGGGGAACTCACTCTCTGTCCCCACAGGGACCTGAAGCCCACCAACGTGCTGCTGGATGACGCGGAGCAGCCAGTGCTGATGGACCTGGGCTCCATGAACCGGGCCCGCATTGAGGTCAAGGGCTCCCgccaggccatggctgtgcaGGTAGGAGGCACCCGGCTCTGTGGCCCCTCCCTGTGGGAAGATCAGCTGCTTGGGCTGAGACctctccccagcaggggctctccagccctgctcctggagcaGGGGCCCCATCtagcccccccccatgccagtcacaggcctcctgcccccctccccctgctaagAGCTCTGAGCAGTCACTGGGGACAGCCCTCCCCAGTGTGGGCTCATGCtgtgccctcccctcccaggactGGGCGGCTCAGCGCTGCACCATCTCGTACCGGGCCCCGGAGCTCTTCACAGTGGAGAGTGACTGCGTCATCGACGAGCGCACCGACATCTGGGTAAGGCCCCGAGGCAGGgccgctgctcccctcccgggcGCTGCCTGGGCCGGGCTGACCCTGTCCCCTTCAGTCCCTAGGCTGCGTGCTGTACTGCATGATGTTCGGGGAGGGCCCCTTCGACATGGTCTTCCAGAAGGGCGACAGCGTGGCGCTGGCTGTACAGAACCAGCTCCGCGTGCCCCccagtggcaggtgaggagcgggccTGGCTGCCCCCACCCGGGGCCGGTAGCTGTGCGCTCACCCCTCTGGGGGGCCCTGCCTCATGCATGTGCCTCCTGCAGGTACTCGGCCAGCCTGGAGCACCTGCTCTCGTCCATGATGGTGGTGAACCCTCAGGAGCGGCCTCATGTCTCCCAGATACTGGACCAGctggaggggctgcagccagcctTGAGGGGCCAGGCCACCACCCGGATCTGAGCCTGGGGCCGGGCCAGCACTGCGTGTGGAGGCTGAACTGCTTGTAAGACTGAGCTGGAGGTTAAAAGCAAGACCAGGCCTGCGGGGTGGAGCCCTGCCCGCGCCTGCCGCTTCAGGACCACCTCGGgcacccactctgctgctggggccTCAGCAAGGGTTGGCCAGGCATGTGCTGAGCCCCAAGCTCTGGGGCTGTCTGGAGAGGTGAGCCCTTCCGCTGCCCCCAGCAGTTAGTGGCCTTctgcccctcagccagagctgggggcagcccctgggtctgctgcccatctcctgcgggaaggggggtggggtcaggccatggcagccccagggcctggctgggtttGGTCCAATAAAGCGTGTGGAGACTGGCCTGGCTCTGAGattctgtgaccccccccccccccacacacacacacagctggggagggggcaagtgGGAGCTGCGGGGCTGGTGCCGAGTGGAGCCCCCCTGGGCTTCCCCTAGCTTGGAAgaaagctgggctgcaggaggcagctgTTGGCAGGGGAGGACCCCAAGGCGGCCTGGGCAAGGTCCCTGCAGGGGGCACATGTGtcttccccaggccctgcagctgccATGACAGGCacaggggagcccccagccctgagcaccttccagttctagagccATGTTCctgtaccccagccccccactggcctGCACCAGAGGTGGGGGTCACCCCCCATTGTTCCAGAGCAGAAGAGGGGGCCTGGGCCAGGTGTTGGCAGAGCCATGGCCCCAGGCTGTGCTCACAGCTGGGAGCAGACCAGCTATTgttaacccccctccctcccgtgggctgtggggagagcaggggcccCAGTGCCACCCACCGCCCCACAGGCAGAGCAATGCTCGGGACAGGCAGgtggcccagccagcagccaactcCCACCTGCACCCAGGACTGGACTTtgggcccccagctgctgggccaacagccagggccctgcccagccagcagtgggggaggggcaaccccctgcagccccaggctcctgcagctccaccCCTGGCACCAGGCCCCATGGTCCTCGGCTGCCCACCAGCCCAGGCAGGCAGTGCAGAGCTCCCCACACGGCCACACGCCCGGCGTGATGGACCAGGGAACTGGCTGGACACGCTGTGCGCAGAACTGTGCCGCCCAGCAGGGCCCTTCCCTTCCAGGCAGAGAGCAGGGGGatagccccttccccacccccgcaggcctggccagcccccgccctcagctGTAGGGGTGGGCcttcagcccccgcccctcccccagcaagaaCAGCCACAGCTTGGGGTGGGTTTGCAACCAAGGAGACTTTATTTTCCTAGAGGGATTTTGCAGTTAacagagcagggcccagcctcagtactcctccccctcctcttcgtCCTCGTAAGAGTCAATCCCCACCTCCTCGTAATCCTTCTCCAGCGCAGCCATGTCCTCCCGGGCCTCGGAGaactccccctcctccatgccctcgcccACGTACCAGTGCACGAAGGCCCGCTTGGCGTACATCAGGTCGAACTTGTGGTCCAGCCGGGCCCAGGCCTCCGCGATGGCCGTGGTGTTGCTCAGCATGCAGACGGCCCGCTGCACTTTGGCCAGGTCGCCCCCGGGCACCACTGTCGGGGGCTGGTAGTTGATGCCCACCTTGAAGCCGGTGGGGCACCAGTCCACAAACTGGATGGAGCGCTTGGTTTTGATGGCAGCGATGGCAGCATTGACGTCCTTGGGCACCACGTCCCCACGGTACAGCAGGCAGCAGGCCATGTATTTCCCGTGGCGGGGGTCGCACTTCACCATCTGGTTGGCAGGCTCGAAGCAGGAGTTGGTGATCTCGGCCACGGAGAGCTGCTCGTGGTAGGCCTTCTCGGCCGAGATGACCGGGGCGTAAGTGGCCAGCGGGAAGTGGATGCGGGGGTAGGGCACCAGGTTGGTCTGGAACTCTGTCAGATCTACGTTGAGGGCTCCGTCGAATCGCAGGGAGGCAGTGATGGAGGACACGATCTGGCTGATCAGGCGGTTCAGGTTGGTGTAGGTGGGGCGCTCGATGTCCAGGTTGCGGCGGCAGATGTCGTAGATGGCCTCGTTGTCCACCATGAAGGCGCAGTCCGAGTGCTCCAGGGTGGTGTGGGTGGTCAGGATGGAGTTGTAGGGCTCCACCACCGCCGTGGAGACCTGGGGCGCGGGGTAGATGGCGAACTCCAGCTTGGACTTCTTGCCGTAGTCCACGGAGAGACGCTCCATGAGCAGGGAGGTGAACCCCGAGCCGGTGCCCCCGCCGAAGCTGTGGAAGACCAGGAAGCCCTGCAGCCCCGTGCACTGGTCGGACTGCCAGGAGAAGGATGTCAGAGCTCACCACACCAACTAGCAGCCAGTCCAGGCTGGCGCAGACATGGCCCAGCCGGACCAGGTGACTtccaccagctcccccaccacGGGAAGAACAAGCCCGAGTCACCCAGGTCCCCGAGcagggagccccccagccccatgtCCGAGCCTGGCCaagggccccagggcaggagcatgTCTAACCAGGTTATGACTCCCAGCCAGAAGctggagcctcactacccccatggcggggcggggccaggacaaagccccccccccccccccatgcacacagGTCGCTCACCAGCTTGCGGATCCGGTCCAGCACCTGGTCGATGATCTCCTTGCCAATGGTGTAGTGCCCACGAGCGTAGTTATTGGCAGCATCTTCCTTGCCTGTGATGAGCTGCTCGGGGTGGAAGAGCTGGCGGTAGATGCCCGTCCGAATCTCATCTAGGAGAggcaaagggaggggtgtgggacgGGGCTCCAGGCCAGCAGTGTGATGCCCCCCATTACTGCACGGATAAGACTCCTTGGCAGCGCAACACGGGGCTGGCACCAGCTTCCTGGCAatgccactcccccccccacctgggcagGTGCGCATGGCCGGAAGGGAGGTGTCTGCCCcccaggaggagggcagagggcaccGCCTGCGAGAGGCACTTGCCAGGGCCTGGCGTTTCTGGAACCCTGAGCTGTCCAGGCCTGTTCGAGGAGCAGCCCGGCCGGCTGGGCCGGTTTCTCTGGGCACCGACAGAGCCAGCCTGGCATGCAccatgctgcccctgccagctggggagGGCCTGGCACTGCCGGAGCAGGGTAGCCCAGCAGGCTGGGCGCAGCGAGcagggcccctcccctgctcaccaATCACAGTGGGCTCCAGGTCCACGAAGATGGCCCTGGGCACGTGCTTCCCAGCGCCCGTCTCACAGAAGAAGGTGGTGAAGGAGTCGTCCCCTCCCCCGATGGTCTTCTCACTGGGCATCTGCCCGTCGGGCTGGATCCCGTGTTCCAGGCAGTACAGCTCCCAGCAGGTGTTGCCCATCTGGACGCCGGCCTGGCCGACATGGACTGAGATACACTCacgctgcagggagagggagagacaggcTAGTGAGGTGCCTCCCGGCCACCaggcccagcagcccccagccagcgagGGGGGGCTCCCCCGCCACCAGGCCCAGCCGCCCCCGGCCAGCGGGGGGGGCTCCCCCGCCACCAGGCCCAGCAGCCCCCGGCCAGCGAGGGGGGGCTCCCCCGGCCACCAGGCCCAGCAGCCCCCGACAGCATCAACAGGTCCCCAGAGGGCTGGTCcctcccagctgccctgcccacaGCAGAGGGCTCCTGGGATTCCATGCCCATATGCCAGCCACACGGAGATGCTGCTCCCCACAGGGGCCCGCTGGTGGGTGCAGCCCCAAGAAGCCACCCAGGGAAATCTGGCAGCTCCGAATGGCTGCCACGCTGCGTGCCCGCCCCCGCTGCAGCTAGCACAGactgcaggagtgggggaggagcagagccatgctccccgcccccacaagCGGCGCACACAGGGCACGCATGGGCAGCCAGGATCCACAGCCGATTGCCTGCCAtgctcctgggcaggctggccacAGCCCTGACCTCttgcctgtgcccccccagctcagctgcaGTACATGGCGCCCCTGAGCTCCCAGGGCACGGAGCAGGTGTGGGGAGGAAGCGAGGCCCAGCGAGGGGGGGCAGGCCCACTCGGCCATGCCCCTCCTtgtgcccagcccagagcctcccagggcaggggcccaGCGCAGGGGTGAGGCTCCCACCAAgcagggagcagcccagggctcagcccagggctccactgcagcagcctgggaggaGCCAGCCCTGCAGCCGTTCAGTGCTCGGGCAGGTGCTGGGCTGGCAGCACATACCTAAGGTGTGAGCTGCAGTCCCACCCACGCAGCCTGACTCAGCCAGCCTGCCGCAGGGCCCAGGAGAggctggctcccagtcccacgGGAGCCTCCCTGCCAGTGCTGTCCTGGGCAAAGGCCCTTCCGCCAGCCACGCGGACCTGCACCCTAGAGCGGGGGTGGAggagacgcgggggggggggggggcaggcaggggggactGGAGCCGCATccaggccaggcagcagctgtgtgcaAGGAGCTGCCTGTGCTGGGGGGTTGCTGCTGGCAGGGTCACAGCCCAGACGCTGCCTTTGCTCCCGAAGAAGAGgaacccagacccccccccccccccgcgccagggtccctgcagcagccagagaccccccaggcGAGGCCCCTCCGCTCAACCCGGCCTCCGCCACAAGCTCAAAGCTGATGGGGAAGCCACAAGGAGGAAGTGCCCCGATCCgtggggctgaccccccccccagcgctccagccccccactgagGCCTTACAAGGGGCATCTGCGGCCCTGCCCCGGCCGGGGGCGCCCCAGGCGGAGCTGCGCAGGGCCCGGCCGGGCAGTGCCGAGCTGGCGGCTGGAGCCGCGCCCCGCCCGGGCGCAGCGGAGGTTTGAATGCACCCGACCGACCAACCAGGAAGGGTTTGAAAGCGcgcgccccacccccgccaggcccctTCCCGCCGCCGCACGCACCCTGGGGCGCTGGCAGGCAACCCCCCGAGCCAGGCGCGCGGGGCTGAGCCAAGGCCGCTCACGGCAGCGCCCCTCGCGGGCCCGGGAAGGGGCCACGCTCCAGCCGAGACCCCCGGCCGGGCACCGGCGCGAGGCCCCGTCCCCAGGGCAGCCGGGGGCCGCTGGCCCTTtaaagccccccgcccccgccttggCCAGGAGCCCGGCCCGCCACCCGCCTATTAATAACCCGCGCCCCGCCGCAGCCCCCCCGCCGCTGCGCAGCTGGCCCTGCCCGTCGGCCGCGAGGCGCGCAGGAAGCGCTCAGGCAGCGCGGCCCTGCTGCGTggcgcgcccggcccggcccggcccgcgggGAGCGCCCGGACTCCGCCCTGCGCCAGCCCGGAGCGGCACCTGCTGCGATGCCCCCCCCGCGCAGAGACTCGTCCCCCCCCCgcgggaacccaggcgtccgagCCCGGGGACCTTCCGCTTCGCGCGCCCTGCGTCATGGGGAGCCCAGGCCGCGCAGGAAACCGGcctccagctccccccgcccGGTTCCAGCGCCCCGCccgggctccccccgcccggcctccAGCTCCCCCCGGCCCGGTTCCAGCGCCCCCCTCGCCCGGGCTCCAGctccccccggcccggcctccagcgccccccggcccggttccagcgccccccggcccggttccagcgcccccccgcccggcctccAGCTCCCCCGGCCCGGTTCCAGCTCCCCCGGCGCTCACCATGGCGCAGTAGCGAGGGGCTCTCACGCCGAGTCTGAGCGACGAGGTCTCGGCGAGAAGCTTCGTCTGCTGCAGTGTCTCGCGCACCTGCCTTATATAGCTCGGCTGGGAcccgcccaggggcggggcgaCGGGACTAACCGCGCCCCATTCCGTATGCAGAGGGGGGCGTGGTCAGTTTGGATGGGGGAGGTGGTAATATGTAAGGGCCACCGTAAGATTCCCCCCTAGCCCCTGGCattacctccccctccctggcccaTGGCATTACCCCCTGGCCTCCCAGATACCCCTTGTCCCCTTGTGAtgtagtgtgggggggggggctgtctgctctgtaacccggtgtccTCACCTGGCTGAGGTgtgagtcaacctgtggaactccttgccggaggaggctgtgaaggctaggactagaacagagtttaaagagaagctagatagtttcatggaggttaggtccataaaaggctattagaaatggtgtccttggcctctgtttgtcagaggctggagagggatggcaggagacaaatcgcttgatcattgtcttcggtccaccctctctggggcacctggtgctggccactgtcggcagacaggatactgggctagatggacctttggtctgacccagtatggccgttcttattcccactgactcaccccagacacctagtcccagcctgagca
The DNA window shown above is from Pelodiscus sinensis isolate JC-2024 unplaced genomic scaffold, ASM4963464v1 ctg235, whole genome shotgun sequence and carries:
- the LOC102463437 gene encoding serine/threonine-protein kinase 16; the protein is MTPGVRPPPSATSAGPGRAMGHALCACARGSFSIEGQRYLLLQRLGEGGFSYVDLVEGLQDGRFYALKRILCHDKEDRQGALHEVEMHQLFDHPNILQLEAHCMVEKGPKHEAWLLLPFLRRGTLWSEVEALRDKGSFLPEERILPLLQGICQGLQAIHAKGYAHRDLKPTNVLLDDAEQPVLMDLGSMNRARIEVKGSRQAMAVQDWAAQRCTISYRAPELFTVESDCVIDERTDIWSLGCVLYCMMFGEGPFDMVFQKGDSVALAVQNQLRVPPSGRYSASLEHLLSSMMVVNPQERPHVSQILDQLEGLQPALRGQATTRI
- the LOC142824319 gene encoding tubulin alpha-4A chain isoform X2, producing MRECISVHVGQAGVQMGNTCWELYCLEHGIQPDGQMPSEKTIGGGDDSFTTFFCETGAGKHVPRAIFVDLEPTVIDEIRTGIYRQLFHPEQLITGKEDAANNYARGHYTIGKEIIDQVLDRIRKLSDQCTGLQGFLVFHSFGGGTGSGFTSLLMERLSVDYGKKSKLEFAIYPAPQVSTAVVEPYNSILTTHTTLEHSDCAFMVDNEAIYDICRRNLDIERPTYTNLNRLISQIVSSITASLRFDGALNVDLTEFQTNLVPYPRIHFPLATYAPVISAEKAYHEQLSVAEITNSCFEPANQMVKCDPRHGKYMACCLLYRGDVVPKDVNAAIAAIKTKRSIQFVDWCPTGFKVGINYQPPTVVPGGDLAKVQRAVCMLSNTTAIAEAWARLDHKFDLMYAKRAFVHWYVGEGMEEGEFSEAREDMAALEKDYEEVGIDSYEDEEEGEEY
- the LOC142824319 gene encoding tubulin alpha-4A chain isoform X1, giving the protein MPLRECISVHVGQAGVQMGNTCWELYCLEHGIQPDGQMPSEKTIGGGDDSFTTFFCETGAGKHVPRAIFVDLEPTVIDEIRTGIYRQLFHPEQLITGKEDAANNYARGHYTIGKEIIDQVLDRIRKLSDQCTGLQGFLVFHSFGGGTGSGFTSLLMERLSVDYGKKSKLEFAIYPAPQVSTAVVEPYNSILTTHTTLEHSDCAFMVDNEAIYDICRRNLDIERPTYTNLNRLISQIVSSITASLRFDGALNVDLTEFQTNLVPYPRIHFPLATYAPVISAEKAYHEQLSVAEITNSCFEPANQMVKCDPRHGKYMACCLLYRGDVVPKDVNAAIAAIKTKRSIQFVDWCPTGFKVGINYQPPTVVPGGDLAKVQRAVCMLSNTTAIAEAWARLDHKFDLMYAKRAFVHWYVGEGMEEGEFSEAREDMAALEKDYEEVGIDSYEDEEEGEEY